Proteins encoded together in one Salarchaeum sp. JOR-1 window:
- the carB gene encoding carbamoyl-phosphate synthase large subunit encodes MTELDLGSMSDDRTVLLIGSGPIQIGQAAEFDYSGAQACRALQEEGARVVLVNSNPATIMTDPEMADAVYIEPITTDAIAEVIAKENPDGVIAGLGGQTGLNVTAELAEEGVLDEYDVDVMGTPLDTIYATEDRDLFRQRMHDLDQPVPKSTTISLDEGESLQALSEDDIADRVEDAVEQVGGLPVISRTTYTLGGSGSGVVHELAELKQRVRSGLRLSRNSEVLITESISGWVELEYEVMRDAGDSCIIICNMENIDPMGIHTGESTVVTPSQVIPDEGHQEMRDAALEVIRDLGIEGGCNIQFAWHDDGTPGGEYRVVEVNPRVSRSSALASKATGYPIARVTAKVALGKRLHEISNEITGQTTAAFEPAIDYVVTKVPRWPKDKFPEVDFELGTAMKSTGEAMSIGRTFEESLLKALRSSEYDPAVDWPEVSDDELEVDYLERPTPDRPYAMFEAFDRGYTVSEVVELTDIAEWYVERYANVADAAADAQNGDFTSAATAGFTNHEIAALAGGEFADANESWLPAADEDAVTDGAGASIDSIEGDVPGRTYKQVDTCAGEFAAQTPYYYSSRKPEWFSGPFEGDAAAGELVVDEDERSVVVVGGGPIRIGQGVEFDYCSVHAVRALREEGIDAHVVNNNPETVSTDYDTSDGLFFEPITAEEVADVVEATNADGVMVQFGGQTSVNIADPLQDEIDRRGLDADIVGTSVDAMDLAEDRDRFNALMDEYGISQPTGGSATSKAEALDLAHDIGYPVLVRPSYVLGGRAMEVVYGDDELETYIEEAVRVSPEKPILVDEFLADAIELDVDAVSDGEDVLIGGVMEHVEEAGVHSGDSSCVIPPRSLDDDTLARVREVTEDIADALDTVGLLNVQLAVQHGEVYVLEANPRSSRTVPFVSKATGVPIAKLAAKVMAGQSLDDLGVAEGVPEQYSVKEVVLPFDRLEGSDPRLGPEMKSTGEVMGTARTFGKAYEKAQSAAGNGLPDPGATAVVDLDVDGFGEYYEVAAFEDVTEGLRTGEIDLLVTDDPDDLRTAVREDVPYFSTVASAAAAVEALAHRDDDLDVLPVSDRPITHTDWGAN; translated from the coding sequence ATGACCGAACTGGACTTGGGTAGTATGAGTGACGACCGGACCGTGCTCCTCATCGGGAGCGGCCCGATACAGATCGGACAGGCGGCTGAGTTCGACTACTCCGGCGCGCAGGCGTGCCGCGCGCTCCAGGAGGAGGGCGCCCGAGTCGTCCTCGTGAACTCCAACCCCGCCACCATCATGACCGACCCCGAGATGGCGGACGCCGTCTACATCGAACCCATCACCACGGACGCCATCGCGGAGGTCATCGCGAAGGAGAACCCAGACGGCGTCATCGCCGGTCTGGGCGGGCAGACGGGCTTGAACGTCACGGCGGAACTCGCGGAGGAAGGCGTGCTCGACGAGTACGACGTGGACGTCATGGGCACGCCGCTCGACACCATCTACGCGACCGAAGACCGCGACCTCTTCCGCCAGCGCATGCACGACCTCGATCAGCCCGTCCCGAAGTCCACGACTATCAGCCTCGACGAGGGCGAGTCCCTCCAGGCGCTGAGCGAGGACGACATCGCCGACCGCGTCGAGGACGCCGTCGAGCAGGTCGGCGGCCTCCCCGTCATCTCCCGCACGACGTACACGCTCGGCGGGAGCGGGTCCGGCGTCGTCCACGAGCTGGCGGAGCTCAAGCAGCGCGTGCGCAGCGGCCTCCGGCTCTCCCGGAACTCCGAAGTCCTCATCACGGAGTCCATCTCGGGCTGGGTGGAACTCGAGTACGAGGTGATGCGGGACGCCGGCGACTCCTGCATCATCATCTGCAACATGGAGAACATCGACCCGATGGGCATCCACACGGGCGAGAGCACCGTGGTGACGCCCAGTCAGGTCATCCCGGACGAGGGCCACCAGGAGATGCGGGACGCCGCCCTGGAGGTCATCCGCGACCTCGGCATCGAGGGCGGCTGTAACATCCAGTTCGCGTGGCACGACGACGGCACGCCCGGCGGCGAGTACCGCGTGGTGGAAGTCAATCCGCGCGTCTCCCGCTCGTCGGCGCTCGCGTCGAAGGCGACCGGCTATCCGATTGCGCGCGTCACCGCGAAGGTCGCGCTCGGCAAGCGCCTCCACGAGATCTCGAACGAGATTACGGGCCAGACCACGGCCGCGTTCGAACCCGCGATCGACTACGTGGTGACGAAGGTGCCGCGGTGGCCCAAGGACAAGTTCCCCGAAGTGGACTTCGAACTCGGCACCGCGATGAAGAGTACGGGCGAGGCGATGTCCATCGGTCGGACGTTCGAGGAGAGCCTCCTGAAAGCCCTCCGCAGCAGCGAGTACGACCCCGCCGTGGACTGGCCGGAGGTGTCGGACGACGAACTCGAAGTCGACTACCTGGAGCGCCCGACGCCCGACCGGCCGTACGCGATGTTCGAGGCGTTCGACCGCGGCTACACGGTCTCGGAGGTCGTCGAACTGACGGACATCGCGGAGTGGTACGTGGAGCGGTACGCGAACGTCGCGGACGCCGCCGCGGACGCGCAGAACGGCGACTTCACGAGCGCCGCGACCGCGGGCTTCACCAACCACGAGATAGCGGCGCTCGCGGGCGGCGAGTTCGCGGACGCGAACGAGTCCTGGCTCCCCGCCGCCGACGAGGACGCCGTGACGGACGGCGCGGGCGCGAGCATCGACAGCATCGAAGGGGACGTGCCCGGCCGCACCTACAAGCAGGTGGACACGTGCGCGGGCGAGTTCGCCGCGCAGACGCCGTACTACTACTCGTCGCGCAAGCCCGAGTGGTTCAGCGGGCCGTTCGAGGGCGACGCGGCCGCGGGCGAACTCGTCGTGGACGAGGACGAGCGCAGCGTCGTCGTCGTGGGCGGCGGCCCAATCCGCATCGGGCAGGGAGTAGAGTTCGACTACTGCTCCGTGCACGCGGTGCGCGCGCTCCGCGAGGAGGGCATCGACGCGCACGTCGTGAACAACAACCCCGAAACCGTCTCCACGGACTACGACACGAGCGACGGATTGTTCTTCGAACCCATCACCGCCGAGGAGGTCGCGGACGTGGTGGAGGCGACGAACGCGGACGGCGTGATGGTGCAGTTCGGCGGCCAGACCTCCGTCAACATCGCCGACCCCCTCCAGGACGAAATCGACCGCCGCGGACTGGACGCCGACATCGTCGGAACGAGCGTGGACGCGATGGATCTCGCCGAGGACCGCGACCGGTTCAACGCGCTGATGGACGAGTACGGGATCAGCCAGCCGACCGGCGGGAGCGCCACGTCGAAGGCGGAAGCGCTCGACCTGGCGCACGACATCGGCTATCCGGTGCTCGTCCGCCCCTCGTACGTCCTCGGCGGGCGCGCGATGGAGGTCGTCTACGGCGACGACGAACTCGAGACGTACATCGAGGAGGCCGTCCGCGTCAGCCCCGAGAAACCGATTCTCGTGGACGAGTTCCTCGCGGACGCCATCGAACTCGACGTGGACGCCGTCTCGGACGGCGAGGACGTGCTCATCGGCGGCGTGATGGAGCACGTCGAGGAGGCCGGCGTCCACTCCGGCGACTCCTCCTGCGTGATTCCGCCGCGCAGCCTCGACGACGACACGCTCGCCCGCGTCCGCGAAGTCACCGAGGACATCGCGGACGCCCTCGACACCGTCGGCCTCCTGAACGTCCAACTAGCGGTACAGCACGGCGAGGTGTACGTCCTGGAGGCGAACCCGCGCTCCTCGCGCACCGTCCCGTTCGTCTCGAAGGCGACTGGCGTCCCCATCGCGAAACTCGCGGCGAAGGTGATGGCCGGGCAGTCCCTCGACGATCTCGGCGTCGCGGAGGGCGTGCCCGAGCAGTACAGCGTGAAGGAGGTCGTGCTCCCCTTCGACCGCCTCGAAGGCAGCGACCCCCGGCTCGGCCCCGAGATGAAGTCCACGGGCGAGGTGATGGGGACGGCCCGGACGTTCGGGAAGGCCTACGAGAAAGCGCAGTCCGCTGCCGGGAACGGGCTCCCCGACCCCGGCGCGACGGCCGTGGTCGACCTCGACGTCGACGGGTTCGGGGAGTACTACGAGGTCGCCGCGTTCGAGGACGTGACCGAGGGGCTCCGCACGGGCGAGATCGACCTGCTCGTCACGGACGACCCCGACGACCTCCGCACCGCCGTCCGCGAGGACGTCCCCTACTTCTCCACGGTCGCGTCCGCCGCGGCAGCCGTGGAGGCGCTCGCGCACCGCGACGACGACCTCGACGTCCTCCCCGTCAGCGACCGCCCCATCACTCACACCGACTGGGGCGCGAACTGA
- a CDS encoding Lrp/AsnC family transcriptional regulator, with the protein MDDLDRKILDILRRDARTPYTEIASTLDVSEGTVRNRVDRLRDDGIIERFTVSTRTGNVKAMIEVSVAVDVDTHSVGDRMTEWDEVDFVWQVSGELDIVLVVDAADTTRVNELITKAREQDEVVETKTRLILDEKLG; encoded by the coding sequence ATGGACGACCTCGACCGGAAGATACTCGACATCCTCCGACGGGACGCCCGCACGCCATACACGGAGATAGCGAGCACGCTCGACGTGAGCGAGGGGACGGTCAGAAACCGCGTCGATCGGCTCCGCGACGACGGCATCATCGAACGGTTCACCGTCTCCACCCGCACCGGAAACGTCAAGGCGATGATAGAGGTGTCCGTCGCAGTGGACGTGGACACGCACTCCGTCGGCGACCGCATGACCGAGTGGGACGAAGTCGACTTCGTCTGGCAGGTCTCGGGCGAACTCGACATCGTCCTCGTCGTCGACGCCGCGGACACCACGCGCGTGAACGAACTCATCACGAAAGCCCGCGAACAGGACGAGGTCGTAGAGACGAAGACGCGACTGATTCTCGACGAGAAACTCGGCTGA
- the idi gene encoding isopentenyl-diphosphate Delta-isomerase, with protein sequence MNDTPTGADVRTPEEVENAEQDVVTVTPDDERTGLTNRLDAHTGDGIRHRAFTCMLFDEDGRVLLAQRAARKRLWDTCWDGTVASHPVDGQSQTEATRERLDEELGISPDQYDDLEVTDRFEYKRYYMNDGVEWEVCAVLQATLTDTSIDPDPDEVGGVLWADYDDLHENPRQYRQLDLCPWFEIAMRRDFE encoded by the coding sequence ATGAACGACACACCGACGGGAGCTGACGTACGCACGCCCGAAGAAGTCGAGAACGCAGAACAGGACGTCGTCACCGTCACGCCCGACGACGAACGCACCGGCCTCACGAACCGCCTCGACGCCCACACCGGCGACGGCATCCGCCACCGCGCCTTCACCTGCATGCTCTTCGACGAGGACGGCCGCGTTCTCCTCGCGCAGCGCGCGGCCCGCAAACGCCTCTGGGACACCTGCTGGGACGGCACCGTCGCCAGCCATCCCGTGGACGGCCAGAGCCAGACGGAAGCCACCCGGGAACGCCTCGACGAGGAGCTCGGGATTTCACCCGACCAGTACGACGACCTCGAAGTAACAGACCGATTCGAGTACAAGCGCTACTACATGAACGACGGCGTCGAGTGGGAGGTCTGCGCCGTCCTCCAGGCAACCCTCACCGACACCAGCATCGACCCAGACCCCGACGAGGTCGGCGGCGTCCTCTGGGCGGACTACGACGACCTCCACGAGAACCCCCGGCAGTACCGCCAGCTTGACCTCTGCCCCTGGTTCGAAATCGCGATGCGCCGCGACTTCGAGTAA
- a CDS encoding desampylase — protein sequence MLALAGGVYDDVLAHAREDVPREACGILVGTTDGDAATATVAHRVRNVADAPNVAYEIDPTEQLRVFETAADHDREVVGFYHSHPAGPAAMSDRDRETAAWPGYRYLLVSLAGRPPFVGAWMWTGDDFEREAVTVQN from the coding sequence ATGCTCGCCCTCGCCGGCGGCGTCTACGACGACGTGCTCGCGCACGCCCGCGAGGACGTCCCCCGCGAGGCCTGCGGCATCCTCGTCGGCACCACCGACGGCGACGCGGCGACCGCGACGGTCGCGCACCGCGTCCGGAACGTCGCCGACGCCCCCAACGTCGCGTACGAGATAGACCCCACCGAACAGCTCCGGGTGTTCGAGACCGCCGCCGACCACGACCGCGAAGTCGTCGGGTTCTACCACTCGCATCCCGCGGGCCCCGCCGCGATGAGCGACCGCGACCGCGAGACGGCCGCGTGGCCCGGCTATCGGTACCTCCTCGTGTCGCTCGCCGGCCGCCCGCCGTTCGTCGGCGCGTGGATGTGGACGGGCGACGACTTCGAGCGCGAGGCCGTCACAGTCCAAAACTGA
- the carA gene encoding glutamine-hydrolyzing carbamoyl-phosphate synthase small subunit, with the protein MPDAYLALETGDVVEARARSPGRAQGELVFTTAYTGYEESLTDPSYEEQVLTFAYPLIGNYGVRAERFESDRVHPSAVVARELTDDVADWLTEESVPAVDHVDTRDLVLDIREGGAMKVGIAAGPDASPAAAKEELADCPGMSDITDIGAQVSVTEPEHHQGSGASVALVDCGAKGSIVDSLTARNAEVHVLPYDTTPAAVRDIDPDVVFVSNGPGDPENFEAAEHLVDTLVGEYPFAGICLGQQVVANALGGSTEKMAFGHRGVNQPVRDLRTDKVVMTTQNHGYTVAEPGDLDVTQVNVNDDTPEGLESDELDVITRQYHPEAHPGPHDSLGFFDDVLDLAESRAPVSAD; encoded by the coding sequence ATGCCGGACGCATACCTCGCGCTCGAAACGGGGGACGTCGTCGAAGCCCGCGCCCGCTCACCGGGCCGCGCACAGGGTGAACTCGTGTTCACCACCGCGTACACGGGCTACGAGGAGTCCCTGACCGACCCCTCCTACGAGGAACAGGTTCTCACGTTCGCCTACCCGCTCATCGGGAACTACGGCGTCCGCGCGGAGCGATTCGAGTCCGACCGCGTCCACCCGAGTGCCGTCGTCGCGCGCGAGCTCACCGACGACGTGGCCGACTGGCTCACCGAGGAAAGCGTGCCCGCCGTCGACCACGTCGACACCCGCGACCTCGTTCTCGACATCCGCGAGGGCGGCGCGATGAAGGTCGGTATCGCCGCCGGCCCCGACGCCAGCCCCGCGGCCGCGAAGGAGGAACTCGCCGACTGCCCCGGGATGTCCGACATCACCGACATCGGCGCGCAGGTCAGCGTCACCGAACCCGAACACCACCAGGGGAGCGGGGCGTCCGTCGCGCTGGTCGACTGCGGCGCGAAGGGCTCGATCGTGGACTCGCTCACCGCGCGGAACGCCGAAGTCCACGTCCTCCCCTACGATACCACGCCCGCGGCAGTCCGCGACATCGACCCCGACGTCGTGTTCGTCTCGAACGGCCCCGGCGACCCGGAGAACTTCGAGGCCGCCGAACACCTCGTCGACACGCTCGTCGGCGAGTACCCCTTCGCGGGTATCTGCCTCGGCCAGCAGGTCGTCGCGAACGCGCTCGGCGGCAGCACGGAGAAGATGGCGTTCGGCCACCGCGGCGTGAACCAGCCCGTGCGCGACCTCCGGACGGACAAGGTCGTGATGACCACGCAGAACCACGGCTACACCGTCGCCGAACCCGGCGACCTCGACGTGACTCAGGTGAACGTGAACGACGACACCCCGGAGGGCCTCGAATCCGACGAGCTCGACGTCATCACGCGCCAGTACCACCCCGAAGCCCACCCCGGCCCCCACGACTCCCTCGGCTTCTTCGACGACGTGCTCGACCTTGCGGAGTCCCGCGCGCCCGTCAGCGCCGACTGA
- a CDS encoding SDR family NAD(P)-dependent oxidoreductase, giving the protein MVDTYDDLSGQVALVTGANRGLGAEIARTLAERGATVYAGSRSSQNDTPEDTERVLLDVTQEGDIEAAVDGIYSEVGRLDILVNNAGVGEFGNDIVAEPTTEIDRTLAVNLRGPMVLCKHAVPLLIQNEGGRVVNVSSGMGALTDMDGSSPAYRISKTGLNGLTAYLHGEYNENGLLANSVCPGYVQTDMGGEDADRSVETGAETPVWLASLEPDGPSGAFWRDKERIDW; this is encoded by the coding sequence ATGGTCGATACGTACGACGACCTCTCGGGACAGGTCGCGCTCGTCACCGGCGCGAACCGCGGGCTCGGCGCGGAAATCGCCCGCACGCTCGCGGAGAGGGGCGCGACCGTCTACGCCGGCTCCCGGAGTTCGCAGAACGACACTCCGGAAGACACCGAACGCGTCCTCCTCGACGTGACGCAGGAGGGCGACATCGAGGCCGCTGTGGACGGCATCTACTCCGAAGTCGGCCGCCTCGACATCCTCGTGAACAACGCGGGCGTCGGCGAGTTCGGGAACGACATCGTCGCGGAGCCAACCACGGAAATCGACCGCACGCTCGCGGTGAACCTCCGCGGGCCGATGGTGCTCTGCAAGCACGCCGTCCCGCTCCTCATCCAGAACGAGGGCGGGCGCGTCGTCAACGTCTCCTCCGGCATGGGCGCGCTCACCGACATGGACGGCTCCAGCCCCGCCTACCGGATCTCCAAGACGGGACTGAACGGCCTCACGGCCTACCTGCACGGCGAGTACAACGAGAACGGCCTGCTCGCGAACTCCGTCTGCCCCGGCTACGTCCAGACCGACATGGGCGGCGAGGACGCCGACCGCTCCGTCGAGACGGGCGCGGAGACGCCGGTGTGGCTCGCGTCGCTCGAACCCGACGGGCCGTCCGGTGCGTTCTGGCGGGACAAAGAACGCATCGACTGGTAG